A single window of Sulfitobacter sp. JL08 DNA harbors:
- a CDS encoding ABC transporter permease has translation MIHLVKRPLPSRAWSMATPLVAVLATMVFGGLLFWALGNNPFIAIRTIFWDPLFGEFAFFYRPQLLIKGAPLILIAIGLSLGFRAGIWNIGAEGQYIIGALVGAGVGLAFYPLEAWYIFPLMVIGGAFGGWAWAMIPAILKVKFGTNEILVSLMLVYVAEQLLASMSLGLLKNPEGFGFPGSRNLQQYESAHNAEIIAGSGMHWGVVAAFIAVIFAYVLLNRHMLGFQIKLTGQAPRAARFGGVNPARLILFCLGASGALAGLAGLFEVSGPSGVVSIDFNAGYGFTAIIVAFLGRLHPVGILLAGLLMALTYIGGEIAQSNLQLPAAAIQVFQGMLLFFLLAFDLLTNYRIRLRQGEVA, from the coding sequence ATGATCCATCTTGTTAAACGCCCGCTGCCATCGCGTGCATGGTCGATGGCGACGCCCCTCGTGGCGGTGCTGGCAACCATGGTGTTTGGCGGCCTGCTGTTCTGGGCGCTGGGGAACAATCCGTTTATCGCCATTCGAACGATATTCTGGGATCCGCTGTTTGGGGAATTCGCGTTTTTCTACCGTCCGCAATTGCTGATCAAGGGTGCGCCCCTGATCCTGATTGCCATCGGATTGTCACTGGGATTTCGCGCCGGCATTTGGAACATCGGTGCAGAAGGCCAATACATTATCGGCGCTCTGGTCGGCGCGGGCGTGGGCCTTGCCTTTTATCCGCTGGAAGCCTGGTACATCTTTCCCCTGATGGTGATTGGTGGTGCGTTTGGCGGATGGGCCTGGGCAATGATTCCGGCGATTCTGAAGGTGAAATTCGGCACCAATGAAATTCTGGTCTCTCTGATGCTGGTTTATGTGGCCGAACAGTTGCTGGCATCGATGTCTTTGGGATTGCTGAAAAATCCCGAAGGGTTCGGCTTTCCGGGCAGTCGCAACCTGCAACAATATGAAAGTGCGCATAATGCCGAGATTATCGCAGGGTCCGGTATGCACTGGGGGGTTGTCGCGGCCTTTATCGCGGTGATTTTCGCCTATGTGCTGCTGAACCGGCACATGCTTGGGTTTCAGATCAAACTGACAGGTCAGGCGCCGCGCGCCGCACGGTTTGGCGGCGTGAACCCGGCGCGCCTGATCCTGTTCTGTCTGGGCGCATCCGGCGCGCTGGCCGGGTTGGCGGGATTGTTCGAAGTGTCGGGCCCATCCGGTGTGGTCAGCATCGACTTTAACGCAGGGTACGGTTTTACCGCGATCATCGTGGCCTTTCTGGGCCGGCTGCATCCGGTGGGCATTTTGCTGGCCGGATTGCTGATGGCGCTTACCTATATCGGCGGCGAGATCGCACAATCCAATCTGCAACTGCCCGCCGCCGCCATTCAGGTCTTTCAGGGGATGCTTTTGTTTTTCCTGCTGGCCTTTGATCTTCTGACAAATTACCGCATCCGGTTGCGCCAAGGGGAGGTTGCCTAA
- a CDS encoding ABC transporter permease, with product MDLSAINPVLLIASLMVAATPILLAAIGELVVEKSGVLNLGVEGMMIVGAISGFAIAVETGSPILGFFAAAIGGALLSVLFALLTQVALANQVASGLALTLFGLGLSALLGQGYVGVKPPPTARLDIPVISDLPVIGPILFGHDPILYFGIALTAVVWAMLKFTRAGLILRAVGESHDAAHALGYKVVRIRFMAIMFGGACAGLGGAYISLIRVPQWTEGMTAGVGWIALALVVFASWKPWRALLGAYLFGGVTVVQLNLQAAGVAIPVEYLAMSPYLITILVLVILSADKSSAPASLGRNFHASH from the coding sequence ATGGACCTGTCAGCCATCAATCCTGTTCTTCTGATCGCATCCCTTATGGTCGCGGCAACGCCTATCCTGCTGGCCGCCATCGGCGAGCTGGTTGTCGAAAAATCCGGTGTGCTTAATCTGGGTGTCGAAGGCATGATGATCGTCGGAGCCATCAGCGGTTTTGCCATCGCGGTTGAAACCGGATCACCGATACTGGGGTTCTTCGCCGCGGCAATCGGCGGCGCGCTACTGTCTGTTCTGTTTGCGCTGTTGACGCAAGTGGCGCTGGCCAATCAGGTGGCGTCAGGGCTGGCGCTTACACTGTTCGGGCTTGGCCTGTCCGCGCTTTTGGGTCAGGGCTATGTCGGTGTCAAACCGCCGCCCACGGCACGTCTGGATATCCCGGTGATCAGCGATCTGCCCGTGATCGGCCCTATCCTTTTTGGTCATGATCCGATCCTGTATTTCGGCATCGCCCTGACGGCTGTCGTGTGGGCCATGCTGAAGTTCACCCGCGCCGGTCTGATCCTGCGCGCGGTCGGCGAAAGCCATGATGCCGCGCATGCACTTGGATACAAGGTGGTGCGCATCCGTTTCATGGCGATCATGTTTGGCGGCGCCTGCGCGGGCCTTGGCGGCGCTTACATCAGCCTGATCCGGGTGCCACAGTGGACAGAGGGCATGACGGCCGGTGTGGGTTGGATTGCGCTTGCGCTGGTGGTGTTTGCAAGCTGGAAACCGTGGCGGGCGTTGCTGGGTGCCTATTTGTTTGGCGGTGTCACCGTGGTTCAGCTGAATCTTCAGGCGGCAGGCGTTGCCATTCCTGTCGAATATCTGGCAATGTCACCGTATCTGATAACCATTCTGGTTCTGGTGATCCTTTCCGCGGACAAAAGCAGCGCACCTGCCTCGCTTGGCCGTAATTTCCACGCCTCACACTAG
- a CDS encoding BMP family ABC transporter substrate-binding protein, whose amino-acid sequence MKLTKLLTGAVVALGLATGAMAQDKTKVGFVFVGPVGDGGWTYEHNKGRLAVEEEFGDAVETVFVESVPEGPDAERVMTQMALDGADLIFTTSFGYMDPTINVAKKFPDVKFEHATGYKRADNVSTYSARFYEGRAIQGHIAGKMTKSNIIGYIGSYPIPEVIRGINSAYIHAKKVNPDVEFKIIWAYTWFDPAKEADAAKVLIEQGADVVLQHTDSTAPQAAAQAAGNVVTFGQASDMGEYAPFPRVSSIIDDWAPYYIARTKAVMDGTWESMDTWDGIGPGMVGIGEISDAVPADVKAEALAMKAAIADGSYHPFTGPIKKQDGSDWLAEGEVADDGTLAGMNFYVEGIEGDIPN is encoded by the coding sequence ATGAAACTCACAAAACTCCTGACCGGTGCCGTTGTCGCGCTGGGTCTGGCCACCGGCGCAATGGCGCAAGACAAGACCAAGGTCGGTTTCGTCTTTGTCGGGCCCGTCGGCGATGGCGGCTGGACATATGAACACAATAAGGGCCGTTTGGCTGTCGAAGAAGAATTCGGCGATGCGGTTGAAACCGTATTTGTCGAAAGTGTTCCTGAAGGCCCGGATGCCGAGCGGGTGATGACGCAAATGGCACTGGACGGCGCCGATCTGATTTTCACAACCTCGTTCGGATACATGGACCCGACGATCAACGTGGCCAAGAAATTTCCGGACGTGAAATTCGAACATGCGACCGGTTACAAACGCGCGGACAACGTTTCCACATATTCCGCGCGGTTCTACGAAGGCCGTGCCATTCAGGGCCACATTGCCGGAAAGATGACCAAATCGAATATCATCGGTTATATCGGCTCCTATCCGATCCCCGAAGTGATCCGCGGTATCAACAGCGCCTATATCCACGCCAAGAAGGTAAACCCTGACGTCGAATTCAAGATCATCTGGGCCTACACTTGGTTTGATCCGGCAAAAGAGGCGGATGCGGCCAAGGTTTTGATTGAACAGGGCGCCGACGTGGTCTTGCAACACACGGATTCAACAGCCCCTCAGGCAGCGGCGCAGGCAGCCGGCAACGTAGTGACCTTTGGTCAGGCTTCGGACATGGGCGAATATGCCCCGTTCCCGCGTGTTTCATCCATTATCGATGATTGGGCACCTTACTACATCGCGCGCACCAAGGCCGTGATGGACGGGACATGGGAAAGCATGGACACATGGGACGGTATTGGCCCGGGCATGGTTGGTATCGGCGAGATTTCCGATGCAGTACCCGCAGACGTGAAAGCCGAAGCGCTGGCAATGAAGGCCGCTATTGCGGACGGGTCATACCATCCGTTCACAGGCCCGATCAAGAAACAGGACGGCTCCGACTGGCTGGCCGAAGGCGAAGTGGCCGATGATGGCACACTGGCTGGCATGAACTTCTATGTTGAAGGGATCGAAGGCGACATCCCGAACTAA
- the pssA gene encoding CDP-diacylglycerol--serine O-phosphatidyltransferase: MSFEGPPTKTEMPIVQLLPNLVTLAAICAGLTAIRFGFQGQFSTAVLLILAACVLDGIDGRLARLLNCESPMGAELDSLADFLNFGVATPILIYLFTLQDMPKAGWFAVLLFSVCCVIRLARFNVGKKTDIDAKNGKYFVGVPAPAGAMLILLPLFLSFLDDDGAHLPNEVIFVWMATVGLLMISRIPTYSFKFMTVSRENVKYFLLGFACVVAALLNYLWLTLSIVAAAYFVSVLWAWLSSWRRAAD; this comes from the coding sequence ATGTCTTTTGAAGGACCGCCCACTAAAACCGAAATGCCGATCGTTCAACTGCTACCCAATCTGGTGACGCTTGCAGCGATTTGCGCCGGGCTTACCGCCATCCGGTTCGGGTTTCAGGGCCAGTTTTCGACGGCCGTCCTGTTGATCCTTGCGGCTTGCGTACTGGATGGTATCGACGGGCGTCTGGCCCGTCTGCTGAATTGCGAAAGCCCCATGGGCGCCGAGCTAGACTCGCTTGCCGACTTTCTGAATTTCGGGGTGGCGACCCCCATTCTGATATATCTGTTTACCTTACAGGATATGCCAAAGGCGGGTTGGTTTGCCGTGCTGCTGTTTTCGGTCTGCTGCGTGATCCGTCTGGCGCGGTTCAATGTTGGCAAAAAGACAGACATTGATGCCAAGAACGGCAAATACTTTGTCGGGGTGCCGGCACCGGCGGGCGCGATGCTGATCCTGTTGCCGCTTTTCCTGTCGTTTCTGGATGATGACGGCGCGCATCTGCCCAACGAGGTGATATTCGTCTGGATGGCCACTGTCGGTTTGCTGATGATCAGCCGCATCCCGACCTATTCGTTCAAATTCATGACCGTATCGCGGGAAAACGTGAAGTATTTCCTGCTTGGCTTTGCCTGTGTTGTTGCGGCCCTGCTGAATTATCTGTGGCTTACCCTTTCAATTGTTGCTGCGGCTTATTTCGTCAGCGTCTTGTGGGCATGGCTTTCATCATGGCGCCGCGCCGCAGATTAG
- a CDS encoding phosphatidylserine decarboxylase gives MTMLGTFIKPMHPEGRKFVAIFAAITVFLFLLTPVLGWIGVLLTVWCYYFFRDPARTTPVRDGLIISPADGVVSLIEPAVPPAELGMPDAPLTRVSVFMNVFNCHVNRAPIGGRIVAVAYRPGKFLNASLDKASADNERNSLCIELQDGRQIAVVQIAGLVARRIVCFVDKGRAIDTGERFGLIRFGSRVDVYLPDGVAPMVSVGQSMVAGETVLADLASTETARTARTG, from the coding sequence ATGACAATGCTAGGCACTTTTATCAAACCGATGCATCCGGAGGGCCGGAAATTCGTGGCTATCTTTGCCGCAATCACGGTTTTTCTGTTTCTGCTGACGCCGGTTCTGGGATGGATTGGTGTCTTGCTAACGGTGTGGTGCTACTATTTCTTTCGTGACCCCGCACGAACGACACCGGTACGCGACGGGTTGATCATCAGCCCGGCAGACGGTGTCGTATCCCTGATCGAACCCGCCGTACCCCCAGCTGAGTTGGGCATGCCAGACGCGCCGCTGACGCGTGTCAGTGTTTTCATGAACGTCTTCAACTGCCACGTTAACCGCGCGCCGATTGGCGGCCGGATCGTCGCGGTGGCCTATCGCCCGGGCAAGTTTCTCAATGCGTCGCTGGACAAGGCAAGCGCGGACAACGAACGCAATTCGCTGTGCATTGAACTTCAAGACGGGCGCCAGATTGCAGTGGTTCAGATTGCCGGACTGGTGGCGCGCCGGATTGTGTGTTTCGTGGACAAAGGGCGCGCGATTGATACGGGCGAAAGGTTTGGCCTTATCCGGTTTGGATCGCGCGTGGATGTGTATTTGCCGGATGGTGTGGCCCCGATGGTCAGCGTCGGGCAAAGCATGGTTGCGGGTGAAACGGTTCTGGCGGATCTGGCGTCAACCGAAACAGCGCGCACCGCGCGGACGGGGTGA
- a CDS encoding NAD(P)/FAD-dependent oxidoreductase, which yields MSDIIVIGGGIAGVSAAARLAPHGTVTVLEGESALGYHASGRSAALFEANYGLPPTVALSVASADYHRTANGGYISPRGLLILAREADDAQFEADRVALDLDVLTPSETCELVPILNKDRIVRAGYHAEAWDLDTDRMIQDFARTVRQAGGKVLTGETVSQITRANGKWIVTTNTQTHRADILVNAAGAWADTIARMAGIAPLGITPHRRSMARLPAPGGHDVSGWPMFFGAGETWYAKPDAGKLLVSPADEDPVEPHDAYADDMVLAEGLARYEEMVTTPVTRVETNWAGLRSFAPDRTLVLGRDPVQPDFVWCAAQGGYGFQTAPAASQLVADLVTGVQPVLDAQTVAALSPARFS from the coding sequence ATGAGCGACATTATTGTAATCGGGGGCGGTATTGCCGGTGTTTCGGCCGCCGCGCGGCTTGCGCCACATGGCACCGTGACCGTTCTGGAAGGTGAAAGCGCGCTGGGCTATCACGCCTCGGGCCGGTCGGCGGCTCTGTTCGAGGCCAACTATGGCCTACCCCCGACCGTCGCGTTAAGCGTCGCCAGTGCGGATTATCACAGAACGGCAAACGGGGGATACATATCGCCGCGCGGGTTGCTGATACTGGCACGGGAAGCCGATGATGCGCAGTTTGAAGCGGATCGGGTTGCGCTGGATCTGGACGTTCTGACCCCGTCCGAGACATGCGAACTTGTGCCGATCCTGAACAAGGACAGGATTGTGCGCGCCGGATACCACGCCGAGGCATGGGATCTGGACACAGACAGGATGATACAGGATTTTGCCCGCACGGTCCGTCAGGCCGGTGGAAAGGTTCTGACCGGCGAGACGGTCTCGCAGATCACGCGCGCCAACGGAAAATGGATCGTTACCACAAACACACAAACGCACCGCGCCGACATTCTGGTAAATGCGGCAGGCGCATGGGCCGACACGATTGCAAGGATGGCAGGCATTGCCCCGCTGGGGATCACCCCCCATCGCCGTTCCATGGCACGCCTTCCGGCCCCCGGCGGGCATGATGTTTCAGGCTGGCCCATGTTCTTTGGTGCAGGTGAAACATGGTACGCCAAGCCGGATGCCGGAAAACTGCTTGTCTCGCCCGCAGACGAAGACCCGGTTGAACCCCATGATGCCTACGCCGACGATATGGTGCTGGCCGAAGGTCTTGCCCGCTATGAAGAGATGGTAACAACCCCGGTCACCCGGGTTGAAACCAACTGGGCGGGACTGCGCAGTTTTGCCCCCGACAGAACACTGGTGCTGGGCCGCGATCCGGTTCAACCAGATTTCGTCTGGTGCGCAGCACAAGGGGGATACGGGTTTCAGACAGCACCGGCGGCATCGCAACTGGTCGCCGATCTGGTCACAGGCGTGCAACCGGTGCTGGATGCGCAGACCGTTGCCGCCCTGTCGCCGGCACGGTTTTCCTGA
- a CDS encoding DUF938 domain-containing protein: MPERKPPHTASIAHAALGEKLSAPAALRNADALCDVIGIYAPKDGRALEIASGTGQHVLRFAAVRPDLVWQPTDIADDRLASINAYIAEAQVSNVRRAQRLDATHPGWAAEHAGSSLILLINLLHLISHAETEILIRESAKALAAQGLFFVYGPFTRAGEFTSQGDLSFHDSLVSQDPDIGYKDDFDVIDLAQSAGLDLRAAIEMPANNLALIFVRPA, translated from the coding sequence ATGCCTGAACGCAAGCCACCGCACACGGCCAGCATTGCGCACGCGGCCTTGGGCGAAAAATTGTCAGCGCCGGCGGCTTTGCGCAATGCGGATGCATTATGTGACGTGATCGGGATCTATGCGCCAAAAGACGGCCGCGCTTTGGAAATCGCCAGCGGCACCGGACAGCATGTTCTGCGCTTTGCGGCAGTTCGGCCCGATCTTGTCTGGCAACCGACCGATATCGCAGATGATCGTCTCGCAAGCATCAATGCCTATATCGCAGAAGCGCAGGTATCCAACGTGCGCCGCGCGCAACGTCTGGATGCCACGCACCCCGGATGGGCTGCAGAACATGCCGGTTCATCCCTGATCCTTTTGATCAATCTGCTTCACCTGATCAGTCACGCGGAAACAGAGATTCTGATCCGTGAAAGTGCAAAGGCCCTGGCCGCGCAAGGCTTGTTCTTTGTTTACGGGCCATTCACCCGCGCCGGAGAGTTCACCAGCCAGGGTGACCTGTCATTTCATGACAGCCTTGTCTCTCAGGATCCGGATATCGGCTACAAGGATGATTTCGATGTGATCGATCTTGCCCAGTCCGCAGGTTTGGACTTGCGCGCGGCCATCGAAATGCCTGCCAACAACCTTGCCCTGATTTTTGTTCGCCCTGCGTGA
- a CDS encoding carboxymuconolactone decarboxylase family protein has translation MSWQDKLDDTRTELRNLNGAIPDTAKAFGALGKAAKDGGVLDYKVKEFIALGISIADRCEPCITLHTEALVKAGATREEISDVLSMSIQMGGGPSLMYAAKALACYDALKA, from the coding sequence ATGAGCTGGCAAGACAAACTGGACGACACTCGCACCGAACTGCGCAATCTGAACGGCGCAATCCCTGACACCGCCAAGGCATTCGGTGCCTTGGGCAAAGCGGCCAAGGACGGAGGTGTTCTGGACTACAAGGTCAAGGAATTCATCGCCTTGGGGATTTCCATCGCAGACCGGTGCGAACCCTGTATCACCCTGCATACCGAAGCGCTGGTCAAAGCCGGGGCCACCCGCGAAGAAATCAGCGATGTGCTGTCGATGAGCATCCAGATGGGTGGTGGCCCGTCGCTGATGTACGCGGCCAAGGCGCTGGCCTGTTACGACGCGTTGAAGGCGTGA
- a CDS encoding GcvT family protein yields the protein MKTQVKALVVGGGAVGTSIAYHLAKAGWDDVMLLERDELTSGSTWHAAGLLPLFNMSFATTHIHKYSVDFYKSLEAETGLNAGFAVVGNLRMAQTDERMDEYMLYASTAETCDVPYQWLTPDEIKARWPLIRTDDLKGALYHHTDGYINPADVTQAMAKGARQRGVMIERKWQADAFHWTGTHWEVTCSKMVEKGGNLVVSDEQIVITAEHVVTASGNHAQRTAKMLGIRMPAIPVEHQFIVMDQDPDLVKYRAEGGAEHPVVRDADAQSYVREERGGWILGVYEKNAPACFEYGVPDSFRADLFPLDLERIENQYMAMIHRIPSCEESGLKDDFNGPICYTPDGNPLVGPAPGLRNMWLAEGFSFGITAAGGTGYYLAQMMVDGEAEIDMAALDPKRYSSTWMTTEFAARKNEECYDHVYILHHPDEERPACRPLRTSPAYDRQKARGAQFGFVNGWERPNYFGPLDAPENFDHDARSFRRGGWWQYAVDEAKAVREGVGLIDATAFTKHVVKGPGATAFLDWFTCNKLPRVGRINLTYALTAAGTTRTEYTIVRLKEHEYYLVSAGAWTEYDADFLRKAAEDKADAFGYIEIQDVTTQWGVFAIAGPKSRDVLAEVIKDGDPATALSNKRFPWLSAQRIELGMCPVNAIRVAYTGELGWELHHPIEMQNYLFDLLEKAGEKHGMKLVGARAQNWLRQEKSYRAFGTELGRDATPIEADLPRFVDLSKDFHGKAAMEKIGIRSKCVTLLIDGPDDADPWGREALYHGDTRVGRLTSGGYSVAFEKSIGMGYVPPELAVAGTTLKVKMLDQLWDATITEDSPYDPSNATIRIDG from the coding sequence ATGAAAACGCAGGTCAAAGCATTGGTCGTCGGCGGCGGGGCCGTCGGGACATCTATTGCCTATCATCTGGCCAAGGCCGGTTGGGACGATGTCATGTTGCTGGAACGCGACGAGTTGACATCGGGATCAACATGGCATGCTGCGGGGTTGCTCCCGTTGTTCAACATGTCCTTTGCGACAACGCATATTCACAAGTATTCCGTGGACTTCTACAAATCGCTCGAGGCAGAAACAGGTCTGAACGCCGGGTTTGCGGTTGTCGGAAACCTTCGTATGGCGCAGACAGACGAACGCATGGACGAATACATGCTTTATGCGTCGACTGCTGAAACCTGTGATGTTCCCTATCAATGGCTGACCCCGGACGAGATCAAGGCGCGCTGGCCGCTGATCCGCACCGACGACCTCAAGGGCGCGCTTTATCATCACACGGACGGGTACATTAACCCCGCGGACGTGACGCAGGCGATGGCCAAGGGCGCGCGTCAGCGCGGCGTGATGATAGAACGCAAATGGCAGGCCGACGCGTTCCACTGGACCGGTACACATTGGGAAGTGACCTGTTCCAAGATGGTCGAAAAGGGTGGCAATCTGGTGGTGTCAGACGAACAGATCGTCATCACCGCCGAACATGTTGTCACCGCTAGCGGCAACCACGCACAGCGCACTGCCAAGATGCTGGGAATCCGGATGCCCGCCATTCCGGTCGAACACCAGTTCATCGTGATGGATCAGGATCCGGATCTGGTGAAGTACCGTGCCGAAGGTGGTGCGGAACATCCGGTTGTGCGGGATGCCGATGCGCAATCTTATGTGCGCGAGGAACGGGGCGGCTGGATTCTGGGCGTTTACGAAAAAAATGCGCCTGCCTGTTTCGAATATGGCGTGCCCGACAGTTTCCGCGCCGATCTGTTCCCGCTTGATCTGGAGCGGATCGAAAACCAGTACATGGCAATGATCCACCGCATACCGTCCTGCGAGGAAAGCGGACTGAAGGACGATTTCAACGGCCCGATCTGTTACACGCCGGATGGCAATCCGCTGGTCGGACCGGCACCGGGGCTGCGCAATATGTGGCTGGCCGAAGGATTTTCCTTCGGGATCACGGCGGCCGGTGGCACAGGCTATTATCTGGCGCAGATGATGGTGGATGGCGAGGCCGAGATCGATATGGCCGCGCTGGATCCCAAGCGTTATTCCAGCACCTGGATGACAACCGAATTTGCCGCGCGCAAAAACGAAGAATGCTACGATCACGTCTACATTCTGCACCATCCCGACGAAGAACGCCCCGCCTGCCGCCCGTTGCGCACATCGCCTGCCTATGACCGGCAAAAGGCGCGTGGCGCCCAGTTCGGATTTGTGAACGGGTGGGAGCGGCCAAATTATTTTGGCCCGCTGGATGCGCCGGAAAATTTCGATCACGATGCGCGTTCGTTCCGTCGCGGCGGCTGGTGGCAATATGCCGTGGACGAGGCCAAGGCGGTGCGCGAAGGGGTGGGCCTGATTGATGCCACCGCGTTCACCAAACATGTGGTAAAAGGGCCGGGCGCTACTGCGTTCTTGGACTGGTTCACCTGCAACAAACTGCCGCGTGTGGGCCGGATCAACCTGACCTATGCGCTGACGGCGGCGGGCACCACACGCACTGAATACACCATCGTGCGACTGAAAGAGCACGAGTATTATCTGGTGTCCGCGGGTGCATGGACAGAATATGACGCCGATTTCCTGCGCAAGGCCGCCGAGGACAAGGCGGACGCGTTCGGGTACATCGAAATTCAGGATGTGACCACGCAATGGGGTGTTTTCGCCATTGCCGGACCGAAATCGCGTGATGTTCTGGCCGAGGTAATCAAGGATGGCGATCCGGCCACGGCGCTGTCGAACAAGCGTTTCCCCTGGCTTTCGGCGCAACGGATCGAACTTGGTATGTGTCCGGTGAATGCAATCCGCGTGGCATATACCGGCGAACTGGGCTGGGAATTGCATCACCCGATCGAAATGCAGAACTATCTGTTCGATCTGCTTGAAAAGGCGGGCGAAAAACACGGTATGAAACTGGTCGGAGCACGGGCGCAAAACTGGTTGCGTCAGGAAAAATCTTACCGCGCCTTCGGCACCGAACTGGGCCGGGATGCGACCCCAATCGAAGCGGATCTGCCAAGATTTGTCGATCTGTCCAAGGACTTTCACGGCAAGGCCGCGATGGAAAAAATCGGCATCCGTTCGAAATGCGTGACCTTGCTGATCGACGGACCTGACGATGCAGACCCGTGGGGACGCGAGGCGCTGTACCACGGCGATACCCGTGTCGGGCGTTTGACGTCGGGCGGATATTCCGTGGCGTTCGAAAAATCCATCGGCATGGGCTATGTCCCGCCGGAACTGGCTGTGGCCGGCACCACGCTGAAGGTTAAAATGCTTGACCAGCTTTGGGACGCGACGATCACCGAAGACAGCCCTTATGATCCGTCAAACGCGACCATTCGCATCGACGGATAG
- a CDS encoding FAD-binding oxidoreductase — translation MVQATTLPRNEDGISTALGILKQRFGEQFHTSQSMREQHAHTTTWITNQSPDAVVFPSSTSEVAGIIEICAAHNVPVVPFGTGTSLEGHVNAPAGGISVDVSNMNRILAVNAEDLDCVVQPGVTREQLNTHLRDQGLFFPIDPGANASLGGMASTRASGTNAVRYGTMRDNVMALEAVMADATVIRTATRARKSSAGYDLTRLLVGSEGTLGLITEITLKLHGIPEAISSARCSFPTVDAACQAVIAVIQCGIPVARIELLDALTVQAVNAYSNLDLPHTPLLLLEFHGSEASVVEQSQSFGDIAEEFGASDYTATRTTEERNALWQARHDAYWATLKLRPGAQGISTDVCVPISRLAECVDKAQSRLAELGILAPIVGHVGDGNFHCLLLIDRDNPAEVAKADGFVGWLNDLAISMGGTCTGEHGIGQGKIPYLVKELGPATRYMQAIKTALDPQGIMNPGKIFVSD, via the coding sequence ATGGTTCAGGCGACAACATTACCGCGTAACGAAGATGGTATCAGCACGGCGCTGGGCATTCTGAAACAGCGCTTTGGCGAGCAGTTTCACACCAGTCAATCCATGCGCGAACAGCACGCGCACACAACGACATGGATCACAAACCAGTCCCCTGATGCGGTGGTCTTTCCCTCCAGCACGTCAGAGGTGGCGGGAATCATCGAAATCTGTGCGGCCCATAATGTGCCGGTGGTTCCCTTTGGAACGGGCACGTCTCTGGAAGGCCATGTGAATGCCCCGGCGGGGGGCATTTCTGTGGATGTCAGCAACATGAACCGCATTCTGGCGGTCAACGCCGAAGATCTGGATTGTGTGGTGCAACCCGGTGTCACGCGCGAACAACTGAACACTCATTTGCGCGATCAGGGCCTGTTTTTCCCGATTGATCCCGGTGCCAATGCTTCACTGGGCGGCATGGCGTCCACGCGCGCATCAGGCACAAATGCCGTGCGCTATGGCACGATGCGCGACAATGTCATGGCGCTTGAGGCGGTGATGGCCGATGCAACGGTGATCCGAACCGCAACGCGCGCCCGCAAATCTTCGGCCGGTTATGATCTGACGCGGTTGCTGGTCGGGTCCGAAGGCACATTGGGCCTGATTACGGAAATCACCCTGAAACTGCACGGCATCCCCGAAGCGATATCTTCGGCGCGCTGTTCCTTTCCAACGGTCGATGCGGCCTGTCAGGCGGTGATTGCGGTGATCCAGTGCGGCATTCCGGTGGCGCGGATCGAATTGCTGGATGCCCTGACGGTGCAGGCGGTGAACGCCTATTCAAACCTTGATCTGCCGCACACGCCACTGCTGCTGCTGGAGTTTCATGGCTCTGAGGCAAGCGTTGTCGAACAATCGCAAAGCTTTGGCGACATCGCGGAAGAGTTCGGCGCCAGCGATTATACCGCAACGCGCACGACGGAAGAACGCAACGCGCTCTGGCAGGCCCGCCATGATGCCTACTGGGCGACGTTGAAACTGCGTCCCGGCGCACAAGGCATTTCGACAGACGTTTGTGTGCCGATTTCACGGCTTGCCGAATGCGTGGATAAGGCACAATCCCGATTGGCTGAACTGGGCATTCTGGCCCCGATCGTCGGCCATGTCGGGGATGGCAATTTTCACTGTCTTTTGCTGATCGACCGCGACAATCCGGCAGAGGTGGCCAAGGCGGACGGATTTGTCGGCTGGCTGAATGATCTTGCCATTTCAATGGGCGGAACCTGTACGGGGGAGCATGGTATCGGACAGGGCAAGATACCCTATCTGGTCAAGGAACTGGGGCCGGCAACGCGTTACATGCAGGCGATCAAGACGGCGCTTGATCCGCAAGGGATCATGAACCCCGGCAAGATATTCGTGTCCGATTAA